GCTAAGTagtgttttacttttcttgGTCATGTTTACAGTTTAGCACTTACACCTCTGCATGTTTATCTCGATTTGGCCCATGGTACAAATAGACCCTCAGTTTTCCATAGCCCACATGTCTGTCAATCTCTTTCTTCCAGTGATGGATCAAGGATGCAGGACAAATGATTAAAGTGCTGTGTGCAGGGATAACAGTGGAATCTGGAGGAAAATATTGCAGGCAGGTTTTAGTGTTTTCACATTAgactacaaaaatgaaattttggatAGTTACAACAAGAAAATTTTCCTGTGAGCAGTATGTGAAGCAGCTACCTCCACTATGCACTCCTGGGGACTGTTAGTTttgggaggaaaacaaaaagctctgcTTAGACACTAAAGTGTCACTTGATATCCACTCAGAGTTACGCTATAAATCTGAGCAAATCATTTGGATAAACTGGAAGATTAGAAGACAGGAACTAACTTGAATCTTTTCTGAGAATACAATGCcaaataaatgcttcttttttgttgttctagaaaactgaaatgtcacCATTTTGAACTATGTttaaacaataacaacaaaacaaaacaagaaccaAACACATTGTCAGTCAACTtggcaaaacaggaaaaagcagaCCAAACATGAGGATAGACACAGTGACAGGTTGTTGTTTCAActatctttcttaaaaaaactCTAGCTCCTGTATCCATagacaagaaaaacaaccttATGAGGggataacaataaaataaaatcacagggAGGTGAGGAATAATCAAAGTCCTTATGCTAAGAAAACTATGCAAGCATTcaactttttttcaaaacagcatATGCAGTTTTTACCTGATTCAGGAAAATAGCCAATGAAAAATGCCCACACTACAGAAAGTAACGAGTTGTAAAATCCTACACACCCAGTGGAAGAACAAATACCACTGATCAAGAGAAAGGCTTTGCAAGGGAGTGCAGTAAACATTAATTCCAATGGAATTTTCCTACAGAAGGTAAGTAAAAATGGATAGAGATTGTTGAGGAGTCGTTAACCTCTATAACCTGTACCCAcaatgctttaaatatttaaaatggaacCACATCATAATCTATGTATTGTATGACAGAAACAACTCTGTACCATTTTTGGATAGCCACATTTCTAgcttgttgtttcttttctctgtcttcagctGCTTCTGGGCCAGAATCAGAGCAATCATCGTTAGAGTCTTCCCCAAGCCCATGTCATCGGCTGGAAGAGAGACACGGAAGTTATCATGACCTGCAGAAATGAGCCTGCCTACGCTGAAGTAACTATCGCAACAGAAAACGCTCTGGACAATTGTGGAATCAAAAATATACATCAGGGTACAATTTAGTAAGGAATTAATAGCTATAATCAGtcaaaaggcaaagaaaagcaagcccCATGGCATGCCTACAAAATAGCTAGTTTTTGGCCTCAGAATAAACTATTCACCAAGCTTTTGCTGCCACCTATCTGCCCCCCAAAATGTACTTTCCCATTCTGTTGCTTACCCAGAATTCCTCCACATGGCCTCTGACTCTCCCTCCAGAGCAGCCATGCCAGGGCTTGTTTCTGGTGCAGCAACAACGGAACCTGAGAGAGTGAGAAGTGGATTTGAAGGAAACATATTGCAAAGTTCagacacttctgttttctgtaccaAATTACACAGCTGAACTGTCCTACTACAATCCTACTAAAAGAAGTTTGCCTACTTTTCCCacatggacagggacacccaATAAAATCAGGAGATTAGCAGTACCATAGATCAGTCTGGGCAATGTTTTAGTCACAACACCATCCTAGACTCTCACAGCACTCTGAGGGCAAGTGAAGGCAGCTTTTTCAGGTGGAAAATCCACACAACCCTGCCATGCTCACAACAGGCATCACTGTCAAGCAGTGGGATTGAAAAGACTTCCTCTTTTCTCACAACGTTTAAAAGCCCTACAGACTCTGAAGAGGCAGGAAGGATGACTACATACCACCACTATACAATGTTTGATGACCTTCCCCAGCACTGAAAAAGTCCCAAGTGGATCTGACAAGTGATGCAACATACACACATCAATGCAACATCTTGTAGTGGCAGGTGCCTTGTGCAAAACCTCAGCTACAGATTCTGCACCACTGGACAGATCAAGAGCTGCTCTCTGGCAGATCAGAACTGACTACCATGGAGTCCATTGGGTTGCACGAACTTGATCATctgcaaatacttttaaaacacttttttataGCTCACTGGGAGACCTATCAGAGAAAGGAACAATAGCAAGGTTCTCAGATAATCTGTTTCTCAACAGAaacctgcctctgctctgcccatCATATAGAAATGTTGGTGAAttaattgttttgtctttgcaaaACAACTTCATTCAagcactaaatatttaaaagactcCATGGCAAGAGGTATTAACATTGCTATTTGCGACCTACAGCAACTTCATGGATTGGAAGTAATTAGACTCTTTCTCCCAACAGGTGAAAACTGTGAAGTAATTTAAAGCATGAACGTAAAGGATGTGCTAGGGTATCACTCTGATGTTGCGCTTCATGATGAAGGTGACAAGACACCTCCGAAGTTCAGCAACGCAACATTCTCCATCCTTGCCAACTCACCTTCAATCCAGGGGGATCTTCAGCTACCGTCTGCTCTGTTGGACAGGATTCTAGAGATTTGTGAAGATGATTAATAGCATCACTTGTGGCACTGTGTACGGCCCTGAGTCGGTCTTCTGTCATTCTTCCGCCATACAGATTCTGTACACCAGAGTTCACTGAAAAGATACAGTATTGTGTGCGCGATGTTTACAAAGCTACCTCCCCCAAGGAGATGTAGCATCTCAGAGATTGATCTCAGTGGCTACAGATGCCCAGGGGACAGTATGCAgctcaaaataacaaaaaaagtttagtACTGTCACATATCCACAAGCTGCAGGTTTCTGTCAGACCTAGTCTTCcccaatatttttttaatgaacaggCTTTCCATACTTACTTCCAAAACCGTGGCTGCAATATTCACTGGagcccaaagcagcagcagcagaagggtgACTGTGCAAGCCTGAAGAGGTCCCAGCTTTATGATCCCTGAGAGGCAGTGGTGTTATCAGCTTTGTACCACCTGGTCTGCCAAATGGGTTAGGCAAAGGTTCCTCACAACAGCCACCGCTCGCACCATCCTCCCCTTAAGAAGAAAGGAATTCAGGGTGAAAAGGTTGCACAGCGGACCTTAGAGCCTTGCATTACAGCCCAAAGAAGGGCTTTCATTTAGCCTGATGGTCTGCTTGAAAAGGTTGTGTGGTCACAGTGATTTAACAGATGGGTGTTACCACATCGGCTGAGCCACCACAGTTGTTAACATGCACACAGTTAGCCTGCTCCTACTTGGCAGGCAATGCAGTTGAGCACAGGCCTCAATGTATAGCTTATACCAACACGGTAAACTCCGCAACTGTGACTAGATTAACACATACACAAGGACAGTTGTGCACACCATTTCCAGTGTCCCACTGTTCCTGCTAAAGACATCTTTCTTGACAATTATTTGATCAGGAAAAACGATCAAAACATCATCCAAGAACAAATGGGCCAAGAACTCTGAGCtgttccctccctcctgcaaaAGTCTCTCTTGCTTAAAACCAGATCTGGAATAAGGCATCAGGACTGCTTGCTGTGTGGCGGCCCACGAGGGGCTGTTTTCTTGCTAAACACCTTCAGTTTCCAGAGCTGTCAAACTAGACCCTTTCATCAACACAACTGATACTATGATCACAAAGCAACTCTGCTGTTAAGGTGATGGTGCAGGCAGCTCAACACAATGCCTCTCTGCCCCATCCAATTGATACTAGTTAACAGAATTCAGAAATCACGTTACAGGAATGGCGCACTGGAAGTTGCTTATCTTGTATATGCTAACTTACGCACTCAGACAGAGCAGCGGATAGAGACTTTCTGCATAAGCAGCATGGTTCCATACTGCAACAAAGTGGAATTTAACCCTTCACTGGCAAGTTCTCAGAGGAACACCTGCCTCAGTCATGCAGCcaaaactgggaaaagaacTAGTCCTGATGATGGGAGGAGCCTCTTGGGAAGTCACCACCCTTCAGAGGAAGTGCTTGAGTTGCTCcatccattttccttcccttctttcacaactaacacattttttaatcttcaatGAATCTCAACAGACAAACTTTATACAAGTCACAAACCGTATACAAAGGTACGCTATCTTCCCCACAATACTAAAAACCatagagaaacaaaacattttgcaaagttctggttaaaaaaaaaaaaagccttaccTTTTTCAGCAGTATCTGTTGTTGAAATGTTAAGAGCACTCAGTGCAGCTTCCAAATCCTGCACTTGCTTTAATAACCGTTGCCCTTTATCTGGCAGTACTTGGATGTTCACTGTAGCCAATGTATtctgcaaaacaacaacaacaacagaatcCAAAAGCTGAATGTGCTTTACCAAGCTTTCTGCCAAGAGGAGAACAATCAAGGAGTCAAGAGTTTAAAAACACTAATCTTATACCACggtaattcatattttaatacaGTTCTACAATCTCCAAAAAACTTTTAAGTACCGTTTAATGCAATTAAATAGTCttttagcagaaaataaattaatcattAGTATACTttagaaaagataaaaggaTGCAGGCTCCCTCCCACCATTTTATGAAACGGGATGATCAGGTATTCAAGAGACTCAGACAATCTTAACATCTCTCAAAGCACCTGAAGTCCAAACTACTTGCACGTTTCTATACAGACAGCTTGTTTATTTAATCTTAGTGTGAGCTTTTGTGGCTAGATCACTCTTTCTATGCAAGCTCATGAGAAACAAATAGTCACATTACTTAAAAAGGTTAAGCTTGTTGCACAGTTTTACATCTTCCACAAATTAAGTACAAGGCAGACACATCAATCATCTCATAAGTGGGTTAAAACAACTAGCATGTGCCTACACTTAATTCCCTCCCTTTGTCCCACCCTTCCAAACACTCTAAGTATTTCAGCAGTTCTGTTGTCAGGAAATACTCTGTTCTGATTGCTGTCACGAGTGAGCGAAGTCACTCTGAACagagaatgaaacaaaacaaaacaaaaaggaataatAGGTGCAATGAGTCACCTTCTTCTGCCTCAGCTGGACTTCAAGATGGTTGCGAAGAGCCTTAGAATCCTGGTGTCCTTCCATGTGAAGCgatgctgcagctcctggcaaAGATGTCTCCTGCATACTCTTGCCTGATGCTCCTGCAAGAACCTCTCTTGGTTGCAAAGCCTCAACTGATTTCTCAGGTTCATTTTTACCTGATGAGGAATAAACAAGTACTACTTCATGACTGGCAGGAACTTCATCAGCAGGCTGTTCCAGCCCTGGCCTGATCTGTGTCTTAGATGCTGCTGCATCTCCTCCTTGCTTCAGGAGAGCATGTTGTGATGCTACTTGCGGTACTATTGaggaaattgcattttctttagaCAGTGGTTTCATCTCTCCATTCTTCCCAATGTATTCTTTCTGTGTGGTTTCTTTATCCCCACAGCTTTTTAAACTTTCCTCTCCGAGCTGTTCTTTCTCTGGAAGCTTGGTACTTGTACTTTGCTTTCCAAGACCTACTGGCAAGAGTTCTGATCTCCCACTTGGCTCTTTCTCCACATATTCAGGTGATTTCTTGGATTCCTTACCACTTCCTCCATGGTTCACTTCATCCCGAtaagtatttttccctttccaagcCTCAGGAAGAGTAAGTTTAGATTCAGACACTGTGCTTTCCTTAAGTTCTGGATCACTACTATTTCCCTTGGAttgtttcttctcagttttcagCCCTTCTAGATGTTCCCTCTCCGTGGAAGAATCAGAGGttgacttcttttcttcatgcGACACCACCACACTATCTTTCTCCACGTCGActccttttcctttactttcctCTCCATTGCCTTGCTTAATTTGTTTCCAGGCTGACTGTTCACAATTCTTGTCTATCACTTTGAATGGATTTCTTTGGCCACTGGGATTGAAGAGAGGTACTTTCTTGGGCTGTGATTGTAAGTTTTTGGACACTTTGGTAGCTTTTGGGTCCTGCAATATACACAAGTAAGTGCTAACATTAATTATTAAAACCTGCTAACTATACACACAACACAATCATCTTAAGCAAGACTTCGTTCTCCGTGAACATCATCTTCCCTATCATTTTAACGGGACCAGGATAAACACTttccaagcaaaacaaaactgctctttttctcctgcctttgcCATTCCCATGTTTTTTGGGAATCAAGTTCCAACATCACCATTCTTAAGATTATGGCTGGAAATCCAACccaagggtgtttttttgtttgtttgtttttccccagactGGATAACAGTGATTACTTCACACAATTTAGGAGTATGAAGTCACATTTGGAGGACAACAATCCAATATGCTTTTCAGCTAGAAAATACAAACTCTCCCACTACATAATCTCAGAGGTGACTATAGTAGACAGAATGAAGTTATGTTGAAATAACCTGATACTGCAATATAACTGAAACATTCATACCTGCCATGGGACACTTCCACACCATTTCTTCCCATTCAACTTACTGTTAACGCACCGGTAAAACAGCCtacaaaagaataaagcaaGATTTGAACCGAAAGAGACAATAAAGGAACTCtaatcattctttaaaaattagctTGCACTGAAAACATCACAAAGATGACCACTTGATCTGCACTTTACATTCAGACTTCTGCATAGCAAAAACCATGAACATTGATTTTCTTATAATAAGCTTTGTTTTGTAATaacatatttttgtaataagCATTCTCTGGATTAAGATTCTTAGGGCTTGGGGCTTatgattttgtttcaaatcttgaaatgaaagctgaaggTGTAGTGCTAAAAAATTGCTGACATAAAAGCAATATGTTCAGAGCCTCCAAAATCTCGCGATTTTTAGGCACGAGAAAATAGCTACTCTTAATATTTACACTACACAGGCCACTTAATCTTTAAATCATCCAAGGAACAGACTTTggagaactttttaaaatctgcagtCAACAAGGACAGCTACAGGAACTTTATCTGAATTACAACTGCTGAACTTGATGCAATCATCACGAAACTTTGATGAACCCAACAACAGAGCTATATtcaattcttttaaaaagaaacattaactGATCACTCAGACTTGTACCACTGAATATCAtcactaataaaaataacaaacatttaGAAACATACTAAGTAAAGGCCTCAAGGCTGGACAAAGTTTTTCAGTTCTGCAGGTCAGCCATTACCACACAATTCCAAATGTTCAAATCTATACAGCAAACCTTGGTTTCCAATTTGTGGAACTTACTGGTATTCatctctgtcctgctgctgaaCCAGGACTTGCAGTTCCACCATGTATCCCTCATGGATCaagcagaaagaagcaggaatactaaaaagaggaaaggaaaagaaaaaggggaagaaaaaataacacgAGCCAACAAAGGAAGagcaacagtgaaaataattatttggaaCAAAATACTTGGAGAGTCTACTCAAAGACAATTTGGCAAAGAATACAAAAGTTTAGAACTGCTGACATAGCACATTTTCCTAAAACCAGTCATCCAGTGTTAATGCTTCCTCACTTAGTTTTCAGAACATAAGGAAAAGGACAACACTTTTATACAGGAACTATTGACAAACTCCTGTCTTTGAGGTATCCTCCTGCTGCTAGAATTCTCTGCATTGCCTCAAATCAGAAACTTGCCAAACTCTAGCAGCCAGAATCcgaaatgtaatttaaaaatctgtgacaGACTAGTTTTTAGGCTGTTTTCTCTACTAACAGAAAAGTTTACAAACTCAAGAAtcctggggcagctggggatACTATGTGATAATCTGATTCTTCTGTATGTTCCTTGTCCTAACATCTATTTATGCACAGATGAAAAACCTTAATTAGCACTCATCTAAAAGCAGATCTATGCAAAGAGACCTATAAACAAGACGGTTGATAAAATTAGAAGAGTAGAGAAACTAATTCTCTAACTACGTGGTCTGGTTTTGATGagatttttgctcttttccacaAGGCCCGCTTCTCTTTGTAGAAGAGAGAGGGAGGTCAGAGAAGTGTTGTTATGGGAGTCCTGCCTATCTTTCACAGTGCCTGTTGCAACGATGTACTTAGCCCACTGACAGGACTCATAGGGACTACTGTGCGTGACCATTACGTGTCCCCGCCCGTTCCACCGCCACAAAGGACCACCAACCCACCTCCCCTACCCACGAGGCCCTGCACCTACGGCGCCGGGACGACGAAGCCGCaggcggccgggccccgc
This is a stretch of genomic DNA from Cygnus atratus isolate AKBS03 ecotype Queensland, Australia chromosome 1, CAtr_DNAZoo_HiC_assembly, whole genome shotgun sequence. It encodes these proteins:
- the TTF2 gene encoding transcription termination factor 2 isoform X2; translated protein: MEAVECAEHGSLCFLKTGVRDGPNKGKSFYVCGARGPAACGFVVPAPIPASFCLIHEGYMVELQVLVQQQDRDEYQLFYRCVNSKLNGKKWCGSVPWQDPKATKVSKNLQSQPKKVPLFNPSGQRNPFKVIDKNCEQSAWKQIKQGNGEESKGKGVDVEKDSVVVSHEEKKSTSDSSTEREHLEGLKTEKKQSKGNSSDPELKESTVSESKLTLPEAWKGKNTYRDEVNHGGSGKESKKSPEYVEKEPSGRSELLPVGLGKQSTSTKLPEKEQLGEESLKSCGDKETTQKEYIGKNGEMKPLSKENAISSIVPQVASQHALLKQGGDAAASKTQIRPGLEQPADEVPASHEVVLVYSSSGKNEPEKSVEALQPREVLAGASGKSMQETSLPGAAASLHMEGHQDSKALRNHLEVQLRQKKNTLATVNIQVLPDKGQRLLKQVQDLEAALSALNISTTDTAEKGEDGASGGCCEEPLPNPFGRPGGTKLITPLPLRDHKAGTSSGLHSHPSAAAALGSSEYCSHGFGMNSGVQNLYGGRMTEDRLRAVHSATSDAINHLHKSLESCPTEQTVAEDPPGLKVPLLLHQKQALAWLLWRESQRPCGGILADDMGLGKTLTMIALILAQKQLKTEKRNNKLEMWLSKNDSTVIPAHSTLIICPASLIHHWKKEIDRHVGYGKLRVYLYHGPNRDKHAEVLSEYDVVVTTYSLLSKEVPTSKEEGEVPAEDHDVGVSLPQRSMQLHRLKLSADEQSVYNVLFARSRSTLQSYLKRQEQKHEGREYAGGNPFEKVAQDFGGSQKEFLASSQSAFQVSSTVHVLSMLLRLRQCCCHLSLLKVALDQANLTSEGLSLSIEEQLSALTLSELQNPDSKSTVYLNGTAFKTDLFEITRESTKIAHLLAELKTIRSHSESQKSVVVSQWTSMLKVVAVHLQQLGLKYAVLDGSVNPKQRMDVVEEFNSNPKGPQVMLVSLLAGGVGLNLTGGNHLFLLDMHWNPALEDQACDRIYRVGQQKDVVIHRFVCEGTVEEKIVQLQTRKKGLAQQVLSGKGETSKLTLADLKTLFGI
- the TTF2 gene encoding transcription termination factor 2 isoform X1; translated protein: MEAVECAEHGSLCFLKTGVRDGPNKGKSFYVCGARGPAACGFVVPAPIPASFCLIHEGYMVELQVLVQQQDRDEYQLFYRCVNSKLNGKKWCGSVPWQDPKATKVSKNLQSQPKKVPLFNPSGQRNPFKVIDKNCEQSAWKQIKQGNGEESKGKGVDVEKDSVVVSHEEKKSTSDSSTEREHLEGLKTEKKQSKGNSSDPELKESTVSESKLTLPEAWKGKNTYRDEVNHGGSGKESKKSPEYVEKEPSGRSELLPVGLGKQSTSTKLPEKEQLGEESLKSCGDKETTQKEYIGKNGEMKPLSKENAISSIVPQVASQHALLKQGGDAAASKTQIRPGLEQPADEVPASHEVVLVYSSSGKNEPEKSVEALQPREVLAGASGKSMQETSLPGAAASLHMEGHQDSKALRNHLEVQLRQKKNTLATVNIQVLPDKGQRLLKQVQDLEAALSALNISTTDTAEKGEDGASGGCCEEPLPNPFGRPGGTKLITPLPLRDHKAGTSSGLHSHPSAAAALGSSEYCSHGFGMNSGVQNLYGGRMTEDRLRAVHSATSDAINHLHKSLESCPTEQTVAEDPPGLKVPLLLHQKQALAWLLWRESQRPCGGILADDMGLGKTLTMIALILAQKQLKTEKRNNKLEMWLSKNDSTVIPAHSTLIICPASLIHHWKKEIDRHVGYGKLRVYLYHGPNRDKHAEVLSEYDVVVTTYSLLSKEVPTSKEEGEVPAEDHDVGSGSSPCSPLLRVDWARVILDEAHNIKNPKVQTSIAVCKLRAGARWAVTGTPIQNNLLDMYSLLRFLRCSPFDEYKVWKYQVDNNTKKGGDRLSLLTRTLLLRRTKDQLDSAGKPLVSLPQRSMQLHRLKLSADEQSVYNVLFARSRSTLQSYLKRQEQKHEGREYAGGNPFEKVAQDFGGSQKEFLASSQSAFQVSSTVHVLSMLLRLRQCCCHLSLLKVALDQANLTSEGLSLSIEEQLSALTLSELQNPDSKSTVYLNGTAFKTDLFEITRESTKIAHLLAELKTIRSHSESQKSVVVSQWTSMLKVVAVHLQQLGLKYAVLDGSVNPKQRMDVVEEFNSNPKGPQVMLVSLLAGGVGLNLTGGNHLFLLDMHWNPALEDQACDRIYRVGQQKDVVIHRFVCEGTVEEKIVQLQTRKKGLAQQVLSGKGETSKLTLADLKTLFGI